One window of Anaeromyxobacter diazotrophicus genomic DNA carries:
- a CDS encoding ABC transporter substrate-binding protein, translating to MRSLTALLALTALLAPAAPRADHGAGAAAGGVEWLGPPPPAAPRRVVSLAPSLTDTAVALGKASLLVGVTRYDDAPEVKALPRVGGFLDPSPEAVLGLRPDLVVWLTDGGAYPAVRRIAGLGVPVLALPVVSVADVLAASRAMGRALGDAPAGERLARSLQASIDAAQRRAAAGPRVRVLFVVGRDPLVVAGPGSYPDELLRLCGGENVVKDTRPWPVYPLERAVADAPALVVDGAVLEPKEGLARLDTIPAVHRGAVYRLRDDGALRPGPRLAGALEELSAALRAAGAR from the coding sequence ATGCGTTCGCTGACCGCACTCCTCGCGCTCACCGCGCTCCTCGCTCCCGCCGCCCCTCGCGCCGATCACGGCGCGGGCGCGGCGGCGGGTGGCGTGGAGTGGCTCGGCCCTCCCCCGCCGGCCGCCCCGCGGCGGGTGGTGTCGCTCGCGCCCTCGCTCACCGACACCGCCGTCGCGCTGGGCAAGGCCTCGCTCCTCGTCGGCGTCACCCGCTACGACGACGCGCCCGAGGTGAAGGCGCTGCCGCGGGTGGGCGGCTTCCTCGATCCCTCGCCCGAGGCGGTGCTGGGGCTCCGGCCGGACCTCGTCGTCTGGCTCACCGACGGCGGCGCCTACCCGGCGGTGCGGCGCATCGCCGGGCTGGGCGTGCCGGTGCTGGCGCTGCCGGTGGTGAGCGTGGCGGACGTGCTGGCGGCGTCGCGGGCGATGGGCCGCGCGCTCGGCGACGCGCCCGCCGGCGAGCGGCTGGCGCGCTCGCTCCAGGCCTCCATCGACGCCGCGCAGCGGCGCGCCGCGGCGGGGCCGCGGGTGCGGGTGCTGTTCGTGGTGGGGCGCGATCCGCTCGTCGTGGCCGGGCCGGGGAGCTACCCCGACGAGCTGCTCCGGCTATGCGGCGGCGAGAACGTCGTGAAGGACACCCGGCCCTGGCCGGTCTACCCGCTCGAGCGGGCGGTCGCCGACGCGCCGGCGCTGGTCGTCGACGGCGCGGTGCTCGAGCCGAAGGAGGGCCTGGCCAGGCTCGACACCATCCCGGCGGTGCACCGCGGGGCGGTCTACCGGCTGCGCGACGACGGCGCGCTCCGCCCGGGGCCGCGCCTCGCCGGCGCGCTCGAGGAGCTGTCGGCGGCGCTGCGCGCGGCGGGGGCGCGGTGA